The following proteins are co-located in the Gigantopelta aegis isolate Gae_Host chromosome 5, Gae_host_genome, whole genome shotgun sequence genome:
- the LOC121373220 gene encoding E3 SUMO-protein ligase ZBED1-like: MHALTSRYSNKQEFLQECTALDPRFKVSCVNAEQQHEVYHRLAVEAANMKPRLVSVKVEPTTSTTTVADDLPALPVMLPDMESADAQSDVKPVDDVTTTSTKITSDLTTQSSCASGGLASILGDVVFIKEEMLPKKSNLEQAIFEIDVFKGHALIPMSEDPLVWWKEHHWQFPLLSQLARKRLCIPATSVPSEHVFSTAGDIVTAQRAAFNPEVVDMLIFLKKNMA; encoded by the exons ATGCACGCCCTTACTTCCAGGTATAGCAATAAGCAGGAGTTTCTGCAAGAGTGTACTGCACTGGATCCCCGCTTTAAAGTGTCATGTGTGAATGCAGAGCAGCAACATGAGGTGTACCACAGACTTGCAGTTGAAGCAGCTAATATGAAACCACGACTTGTGTCTGTGAAGGTGGAACCAACCACATCAACCACAACAGTTGCTGATGACCTACCTGCATTGCCAGTCATGCTACCAGATATGGAATCAGCTG ATGCACAGTCTGATGTCAAACCAGTTGATGATGTCACTACAACCTCGACAAAGATCACAAGTGACCTCACTACTCAGTCTAGTTGTGCCAGTGGTGGTTTAGCCTCCATTTTAGGTGATGTTGTTTTCATAAAGGAGGAGATGTTACCCAAGAAATCCAACTTGGAACAGGCAATATTCGAAATTGATGTCTTCAAAGGTCACGCGCTTATACCGATGTCAGAAGACCCATTGGTATGGTGGAAAGAACACCACTGGCAGTTTCCTCTTCTCTCACAGTTAGCCAGGAAACGGTTGTGTATTCCAGCCACATCAGTACCATCAGAACATGTGTTCAGTACAGCTGGGGACATTGTCACAGCACAGAGGGCTGCATTCAATCCTGAAGTTGTGGACATGCTCATATTCTTGAAgaaaaatatggcctaa